In Chanodichthys erythropterus isolate Z2021 chromosome 11, ASM2448905v1, whole genome shotgun sequence, a single window of DNA contains:
- the LOC137031043 gene encoding E3 SUMO-protein ligase ZBED1-like, producing the protein MEAQRELKLPEHNLITECPTRWGSKEMMIARVLEQAKAISQVLSGDRYARSLIPTWQDIDVLESIHKALHPLLEFTDALSGEEYVSISYLKPVLHLFATSVLAEDAEDTDLTKSIKTKVLAYLNNKYGDPNIQELLDVACFLDPRFKIQYISTDNIPAIKTRLKTEMVDLAQRTYHREKRSRTETVQMPQSAQPLGEKAKRSLGSFFKTSAASPSLPVEDVAEAELNNYLMTPTIDGEDDPLAWWRVHKISYPQLCIMARKYLCVPATSAPSERLFSTGGNIVTCTRSSLKPAKVNILVFLAKNL; encoded by the exons ATGGAGGCACAGAGGGAGCTCAAACTCCCTGAGCACAACCTCATAACGGAGTGCCCAACAAGATGGGGATCTAAAGAAATGATGATTGCTAGAGTGCTTGAACAGGCCAAAGCCATTTCTCAGGTATTGTCTGGAGATCGATATGCACGCTCCCTCATCCCAACCTGGCAAGATATTGATGTGTTGGAGTCGATTCACAAGGCACTGCATCCTCTACTGGAATTTACTGATGCTCTTTCTGGAGAGGAGTATGTGAGCATCTCCTACCTCAAGCCAGTTCTTCACCTTTTTGCCACATCAGTCCTGGCTGAAGATGCTGAGGACACTGACCTGACTAAATCAATAAAAACCAAAGTCCTAGCATACCTCAATAATAAATATGGAGACCCAAACATCCAGGAGCTTTTGGATGTTGCCTGTTTCCTGGACCCTAGGTTCAAAATACAGTACATCAGTACTGACAACATCCCTGCTATCAAGACCCGACTGAAGACAGAGATGGTAGACTTAGCACAGCGTACATATCATCGG GAGAAGAGGTCTCGTACTGAAACTGTTCAGATGCCTCAAAGTGCACAGCCCTTGGGGGAAAAGGCGAAGAGGTCTCTTGGCAGTTTTTTCAAGACCAGTGCAGCCTCTCCTTCTTTGCCTGTTGAAGATGTCGCAGAGGCAGAGTTAAACAATTACCTGATGACTCCTACCATTGATGGAGAAGATGATCCCTTGGCTTGGTGGAGGGTGCACAAGATCAGCTACCCACAGTTGTGCATCATGGCCCGCAAGTATCTTTGTGTACCTGCCACAAGCGCTCCCTCAGAGCGTCTTTTTAGCACAGGAGGGAATATTGTGACTTGCACTCGCTCATCCTTGAAGCCAGCAAAAGTCAATATTCTGGTTTTCTTAGCAAAAAACCTGTGA